ACCCGCAGGCGGCCGTCTTTCACCGCCGCATTGATCCAACGCACGATGGCCTTTTCTGTCACCGCCAGTCGCGCCACCTCCTCTTTGATGGCGTCGGGCTGGTAGAAAAAATGCCCCAGTGCCACGCGATTCAGCTCGATATATTCCTGGCTGTTGATGGTTTCAATTTCGGCCTCCAGCGCCTCGCATAACTGGTCGCGCAAGGGCCGGGCCGGATCATAGACACAACTCCCAGCCTGCACTGCCTGGGTCCAGAGACTGGTAATGATGTAGGAAAACAGCGCTTCCTTGCTGTCGAAATGATTGTAGACAGTGCGCTTCGATACCCCCGCCTCAGCCGCCAGCACATCCATGCTCGTGCCCTGCACGCCATAGGTGAGAAACGCACGTTTGGCGGCGCGAATAATGTCCTGCCGCTTCTGTTCACTGCGGGTGATTTTCTGGGGGGCGTTCATGTTCAACTCGGCAACATAGAAGTCGGCTATTTTACACTAGCCAGTTTACTTATTGCCATCCCGACATTAAACTGCACCGTGTAGTTTACTTATGGAATACCATGAAAACCGTTAGCTTCCTCTTATCCCTGATGGCCTTTACCGCCGGAGTTTTGCCCATGCACGCCGACACAGCCCCTGTGCGCGACAATGGCCGCTATACCAATAGCCAGCTCGATTATTCCACCTCCGTGAGCACCCTGCTCGCGTTGGTCAAAGAACAGTTCACCGCCGCACCGGCCGAACCCAAACCAACGGCGCCCTTGCCTGTGGCCAAGCCCGATTTCACACTCACCAGCGCCAGTGAACCCCGCTTGTTCAAGCTGGGGCATTCGACCGTCTTAATCGAGCTGGACGGTCAGTGGCTGCTGACTGATCCCGTTTTCAGCGAACGCGCCTCACCGGTGCAGTGGCTCGGCCCCAAGCGTTTTCATCCCGTTCCGGTCGCATTGAATGCCCTGCCGCCTATCACTGCAGTCGTCATCAGCCACGACCATTACGATCATCTGGACCGGGCCAGCATCGAAGCCTTAGCTGAAAGCACAGAGTATTTTCTGGTGCCGCTGGGCGTGGGTGAGTACTTGCGCACCTGGGGCGTGGCGGCGGAAAAAATCATCGAACTGGACTGGTGGCAAAGCCATGCCATTGGCTCGCTGCGGCTGACCGCGACCCCGGCTCAGCACTTCTCCGGCCGCGGGCTGTTCGACAAAGACAGCACCCTCTGGGCCAGCTGGGCCATTGAAAGCCAGCAGGCCAAGGTGTTCTTCAGTGGCGACTCGGGCTACTTTTCCGGCTTCAAAACCATTGGCGACAGGCTCGGGCCCTTCGACATCACGCTGATTGAAACCGGCGCCTACAACCACCTGTGGGAGGCCATCCACATGCTGCCCGAACAAAGCGTGCAGGCGCACCTGGACCTGCGCGGCAAAGCCATGATTCCGATCCACAACAGCACCTTCGACCTGGCATTGCACGACTGGTTTGAACCGCTGGAGCGGGCTCAGGCCGCGGCCGATGCACGCGGTGTTCAACTGGTGACGCCCATCATGGGGGAAGCCGTGTCCATTTGCGCACCGGCCCCATCGCTCGCCTGGTGGCGGGCATTGGCGGGCGAGCCTTTGGTCGCCCTGTAATCCGGCGCAAGCCACGGGTGGACGATCTCAAGCGCCTTGCCCTTGCGGCAGCCACCCGGCACAGTCACCCAAAAATGCCGAGCGCAAGCCCATGACCCGATTAATCTTTTTACTCGCCAGCCTGAGCC
This region of Simiduia agarivorans SA1 = DSM 21679 genomic DNA includes:
- a CDS encoding TetR/AcrR family transcriptional regulator → MNAPQKITRSEQKRQDIIRAAKRAFLTYGVQGTSMDVLAAEAGVSKRTVYNHFDSKEALFSYIITSLWTQAVQAGSCVYDPARPLRDQLCEALEAEIETINSQEYIELNRVALGHFFYQPDAIKEEVARLAVTEKAIVRWINAAVKDGRLRVPDVTLAVQQLHNLIKGSCFWPQLMHIEPMLDAQAKRLLAEQTADLFLARYGV
- a CDS encoding MBL fold metallo-hydrolase, whose product is MKTVSFLLSLMAFTAGVLPMHADTAPVRDNGRYTNSQLDYSTSVSTLLALVKEQFTAAPAEPKPTAPLPVAKPDFTLTSASEPRLFKLGHSTVLIELDGQWLLTDPVFSERASPVQWLGPKRFHPVPVALNALPPITAVVISHDHYDHLDRASIEALAESTEYFLVPLGVGEYLRTWGVAAEKIIELDWWQSHAIGSLRLTATPAQHFSGRGLFDKDSTLWASWAIESQQAKVFFSGDSGYFSGFKTIGDRLGPFDITLIETGAYNHLWEAIHMLPEQSVQAHLDLRGKAMIPIHNSTFDLALHDWFEPLERAQAAADARGVQLVTPIMGEAVSICAPAPSLAWWRALAGEPLVAL